In Candidatus Wallbacteria bacterium, a single genomic region encodes these proteins:
- a CDS encoding protein kinase translates to MKEIELQSGTTLSGCAVSDKIGEGGMGAVYKAHDPALDRLVAIKLMGTSADDKSRERFLREAKLLAQCRHPGVVQIYAFGEHLNHPYYVMEYVEGASLDSFLKKAQLFSEGKYKPEELLEMGYLKESTPDQPYFLRDPLTDPLEDPEYLGKASSLIAGIADTLSEVHKLGITHRDIKPSNILICRNGAVKLVDFGLAKTGDGHDLTRSDQILGTMNYMAPEQFMGKKGKITPQTDVFSLGVVYYELCTLRRPVEEEELAATIGRITRADFPEPRTLNPKIPSQVNHIIMKCLESEQEERYQSTSELADEIRSADRISPIFQGIRDFFLNMTGNSPKIISEIPQIERKEVSTARKPAKSAVRSDSAARALFEEAKTDYFVNFWYEQAIDKLVQSLEMNPLLVDSLLLLYFSYNTIGESKRTIPLLAEAKKAYDSLPEQERLKLDILEKALKHDYSAAAKLCSSYLQLYANDILMHWMNFMVLEAVTDFDKSMSSLSRFIELNPENNAAYLGMAENLMVLGETESAISLLEERVRKYPDLPNLNLLIIQQLLYVGRFEDALARLDTIATTDPSLDWAAAYRGRAYASLGRNEAACNELRRAIGLDRNDSGKAFNYYLLYRINRLTGDEEKALKYLQIAKNTGSEFDFLTMEEIRERIDNWPMDGFSAEGISPELLSISVKFAKRACFQRMNPQAFSKHFSYSRISSYQIEGEKCGLLEIYADYIYASEQVKSIPLMLHNVPLTPFTDSRGRILEVKYKKTSSKFGRFVAQVIPAEPVNNGEAVFMAAEFEGSDLIVRNGSKAIFSALDYPYCASRHHAVLVTVTDQVKIESVEPKPDEELKLPGKRLLAYFRFFNAGGKLPLKITFSGR, encoded by the coding sequence ATGAAAGAAATTGAACTTCAGAGTGGCACAACCCTCTCCGGCTGTGCAGTCTCCGATAAGATCGGCGAAGGCGGGATGGGTGCTGTTTACAAGGCCCATGATCCTGCGCTGGACCGCCTGGTAGCGATCAAGCTGATGGGGACATCCGCTGACGACAAGAGCAGGGAGCGGTTTCTCAGGGAAGCCAAGCTGCTTGCTCAATGCAGGCATCCGGGAGTGGTCCAGATTTACGCCTTCGGTGAACATCTGAATCATCCCTATTATGTGATGGAATACGTGGAAGGAGCTTCGCTGGACAGTTTCCTGAAAAAAGCCCAGTTGTTTTCTGAAGGGAAATACAAACCAGAAGAACTTCTGGAAATGGGCTATCTGAAAGAGTCAACACCAGACCAGCCATATTTTCTGCGCGATCCCCTGACGGATCCTCTGGAAGATCCGGAGTATCTCGGTAAAGCCAGTTCCCTGATCGCAGGAATCGCGGATACCCTGTCTGAAGTACACAAACTGGGAATCACTCATCGCGACATCAAGCCCTCCAATATTCTCATCTGCCGGAACGGAGCAGTCAAACTGGTGGACTTTGGCCTGGCTAAAACCGGGGACGGGCACGATCTGACTCGCTCAGACCAGATCCTGGGCACAATGAATTACATGGCTCCAGAGCAATTCATGGGAAAGAAAGGAAAGATTACACCCCAGACCGATGTTTTCAGCCTGGGTGTAGTTTATTATGAGCTGTGCACCCTGCGCAGACCCGTGGAGGAAGAGGAACTGGCAGCTACCATCGGACGCATCACCAGGGCTGATTTTCCCGAACCACGCACCCTTAACCCGAAAATCCCCTCTCAGGTCAATCACATCATCATGAAATGCCTGGAAAGCGAACAGGAAGAGAGGTATCAATCCACCTCAGAACTGGCGGATGAGATCCGCTCCGCAGACCGGATCAGTCCGATTTTCCAGGGTATCCGTGATTTCTTTCTGAACATGACCGGGAACTCCCCTAAAATAATCTCGGAAATACCCCAGATTGAAAGGAAAGAAGTTTCCACAGCCAGAAAGCCGGCAAAATCAGCCGTGCGCTCTGATTCCGCGGCCAGGGCACTGTTCGAGGAAGCGAAGACCGATTATTTCGTGAATTTCTGGTACGAGCAGGCCATCGACAAGCTTGTCCAGTCCCTGGAAATGAATCCGCTGCTCGTGGATTCTCTCCTGCTTCTGTATTTCTCGTATAATACAATCGGAGAATCGAAGAGAACCATACCTCTCCTGGCTGAAGCAAAAAAAGCTTACGATTCGCTGCCAGAACAGGAAAGGCTGAAACTCGATATTCTGGAGAAAGCCCTGAAGCATGATTATTCCGCTGCAGCCAAGCTCTGCAGCAGTTACCTGCAACTTTATGCAAACGATATTCTGATGCACTGGATGAATTTCATGGTACTGGAAGCTGTCACTGATTTCGACAAATCCATGTCCAGCCTGTCCAGATTCATTGAATTGAATCCTGAAAACAACGCTGCCTATCTCGGAATGGCTGAAAACCTGATGGTCCTGGGCGAGACCGAATCGGCCATCTCCCTGCTCGAGGAACGGGTCAGGAAATACCCGGATCTCCCAAACCTGAATCTGCTTATCATACAGCAGCTGCTGTATGTCGGAAGGTTTGAGGACGCCCTAGCCAGACTCGACACCATCGCGACAACCGATCCGTCGCTGGACTGGGCTGCGGCATACCGGGGCAGGGCCTATGCATCCCTCGGCAGGAACGAAGCAGCCTGCAATGAGCTGCGCAGAGCCATCGGCCTCGACCGCAACGATTCCGGCAAAGCATTTAATTACTATCTCCTCTATCGGATCAACCGCCTGACAGGGGACGAGGAAAAAGCCCTCAAGTATCTCCAGATCGCCAAAAACACCGGGTCAGAGTTCGATTTTCTCACCATGGAAGAAATCCGGGAACGGATCGACAACTGGCCGATGGACGGTTTTTCGGCTGAAGGGATCTCACCTGAACTCCTGAGTATCTCGGTGAAATTCGCCAAACGCGCCTGCTTTCAGAGAATGAATCCGCAGGCATTCTCAAAGCACTTCAGCTACAGCCGGATTTCCAGCTACCAGATCGAAGGGGAAAAATGCGGTCTGCTGGAAATCTATGCTGATTATATTTATGCCTCTGAACAGGTCAAATCGATTCCCCTGATGCTGCATAATGTTCCGCTCACTCCTTTCACTGACTCAAGGGGCAGGATTCTCGAAGTAAAATACAAGAAAACTTCTTCCAAGTTCGGCAGATTTGTAGCCCAAGTAATCCCGGCCGAACCCGTGAATAACGGTGAGGCTGTTTTCATGGCTGCTGAATTCGAGGGCTCAGATCTGATCGTCAGGAACGGCAGTAAAGCCATCTTTTCAGCCCTGGATTATCCGTATTGCGCGTCTAGGCATCACGCAGTGCTGGTGACTGTAACTGATCAAGTAAAAATCGAGTCAGTGGAACCGAAACCCGATGAGGAACTCAAACTACCGGGAAAACGGCTGCTGGCCTATTTCCGTTTCTTCAATGCAGGCGGGAAACTGCCGCTTAAAATCACCTTTTCCGGTCGCTGA
- a CDS encoding protein kinase, with product MAKLEDLSDRTIAEERTLNESERTLSDPQTQPDKKISAFRSYRVLELLPASGAEADIYKVTKSGRDFILKLYRYGNTPNTEALRKIMEISRKFPGDVIHVFESEFDEESRRYFEIMEYVRFGSLKDLMADRDYFTHDRMLELVPALMKGLKTLHSNNLLHLDLKPSNILVRNRSPLELIYTDFGVSSVIDDEISRKMTMNLKGTPMYWSPEAFTQVVGRESDFWSVGVIILEILKGRHPLHGLDMRNIMYSLSTKGLEVPGDLPKAYQQLLKGLLTRNPGRRWSFAEVERWLSGGTEIPVFFDFKPEFREFQSPISFNGKDFSSLEELLHAFILDEESWIEGRELIAGGSLEEWLRRNGEYDYCITIEKLRKMARNDKDYMLVKITLAYLKGTGFVFYGKLISFENVFLFASRVLSGNFSHGELCIVKALMSGALLNYYKDYLRAIQKDEDRDEFHQLLSVMRSEHAKESFESSLAGLLQIFDFWWKPEEYYFPADCSIHEKVVFLREHAGCMMKKKDFLLLREQYFIPMEMVEGLQSGELQLVHNYLQELKRLREERLLVEREKVGPNVVTLKEYQEFGKLCKNRVDISLYLIIPSLLKSLSSPRFFRYEFCKLSQYLKSLRQAEIEWSKYDKRLLRELEDVLQAPRFADVKLHELLITGLMSAFLFLELQYLLKPLFPESIQAESGLNAGLILLAAGIGLFSGAYKWVDSLEGERMVSFGKGFFLGASLSLLFLFLLKWTVPGTSMFVTAASGFVFGFAICYLIYDYYGAKKIARIYEDYLYRILAVEAQNKSDRLSDRKR from the coding sequence ATGGCTAAACTGGAAGACTTGTCTGATCGTACGATTGCTGAAGAGCGGACTTTGAATGAATCCGAACGCACCCTCTCAGATCCGCAGACACAGCCGGATAAAAAAATCAGTGCATTCCGCAGCTACAGGGTGCTGGAACTCCTGCCTGCCTCCGGGGCTGAGGCTGATATTTACAAAGTCACGAAATCAGGCCGGGATTTCATCCTCAAATTATACAGATACGGTAACACTCCCAATACAGAGGCTCTCAGGAAAATCATGGAAATCAGCCGGAAATTTCCCGGGGACGTGATCCATGTTTTTGAATCTGAATTCGACGAGGAATCCAGGCGTTATTTCGAGATAATGGAATATGTCCGTTTCGGATCCCTGAAAGATCTCATGGCTGACCGGGATTATTTCACCCATGACAGGATGCTCGAATTGGTCCCTGCATTGATGAAAGGATTGAAAACCCTTCATTCCAACAATCTCCTGCACCTTGACCTCAAGCCCTCCAATATTCTGGTGAGAAACCGTTCCCCGCTTGAATTGATTTACACGGACTTCGGAGTTTCTTCGGTGATTGACGACGAGATCTCCCGGAAAATGACCATGAATCTGAAGGGTACACCTATGTACTGGTCGCCTGAGGCTTTTACGCAGGTGGTGGGAAGGGAATCAGATTTCTGGTCAGTCGGAGTAATCATTCTGGAAATCCTGAAAGGCAGGCATCCGCTGCATGGGCTGGACATGCGGAACATCATGTACAGCCTGTCCACGAAAGGGCTGGAGGTCCCTGGAGACCTGCCCAAAGCCTATCAGCAGCTTCTGAAAGGTCTATTGACGAGAAACCCGGGCCGAAGATGGTCTTTCGCAGAGGTCGAACGCTGGCTTTCCGGCGGGACTGAAATACCGGTGTTTTTCGATTTCAAGCCTGAATTCAGAGAGTTCCAGAGTCCGATTTCATTCAACGGCAAGGATTTCAGTTCCCTGGAGGAACTGCTGCATGCTTTCATTCTGGACGAGGAGAGCTGGATAGAAGGCAGGGAACTCATAGCCGGCGGCAGTCTTGAGGAATGGCTCAGACGAAACGGAGAGTATGATTACTGCATCACGATTGAGAAACTCAGAAAAATGGCCAGGAACGACAAGGATTACATGCTGGTGAAGATCACGCTGGCCTATCTTAAAGGAACTGGATTTGTTTTCTACGGGAAATTGATATCTTTTGAAAACGTTTTTCTCTTTGCCTCCAGGGTGCTCTCCGGAAATTTTTCCCACGGGGAGCTTTGCATAGTCAAGGCCCTGATGAGCGGAGCGCTTCTCAACTATTACAAGGATTATCTGAGGGCGATCCAGAAAGATGAAGACAGGGACGAGTTTCATCAGCTGCTCTCCGTGATGCGCTCCGAGCATGCGAAAGAATCCTTTGAAAGCAGTCTGGCCGGACTGCTGCAGATTTTCGATTTCTGGTGGAAACCAGAGGAATATTATTTCCCTGCTGACTGCTCCATTCATGAGAAGGTTGTTTTCCTGCGCGAGCACGCCGGTTGCATGATGAAGAAAAAAGACTTCCTGCTCCTCAGGGAGCAGTATTTTATCCCTATGGAAATGGTGGAAGGGCTGCAGAGCGGGGAACTCCAGCTGGTCCATAATTATCTGCAGGAGTTGAAGAGGCTCAGGGAGGAACGGCTTCTGGTGGAGCGTGAGAAAGTCGGGCCGAATGTGGTCACGCTCAAGGAATATCAGGAATTCGGAAAACTCTGCAAGAACAGGGTCGACATTTCTCTATACCTGATCATTCCATCGCTTCTGAAATCTCTTTCCAGTCCGAGATTTTTCAGGTATGAATTCTGCAAGTTGAGCCAGTATCTGAAGAGCCTCAGGCAGGCAGAGATAGAATGGAGCAAATATGACAAGCGGCTGCTGCGGGAACTGGAAGACGTTCTTCAGGCTCCCCGCTTTGCGGATGTAAAACTGCATGAATTGCTGATTACGGGTTTGATGAGCGCATTTCTATTTCTGGAACTGCAGTATCTGCTGAAACCGTTGTTCCCGGAGTCGATCCAGGCAGAATCAGGTCTGAATGCAGGATTGATACTTCTCGCGGCTGGAATCGGGCTGTTTTCCGGAGCTTACAAATGGGTGGATTCCCTGGAAGGCGAGAGAATGGTTTCGTTCGGCAAAGGCTTTTTCCTCGGTGCATCTTTGTCACTTTTATTTTTATTCCTGTTGAAATGGACCGTGCCCGGCACAAGCATGTTTGTCACTGCAGCCAGCGGTTTTGTTTTCGGTTTTGCGATCTGTTATCTGATCTATGATTATTACGGGGCAAAAAAAATAGCCAGGATTTACGAAGATTATCTCTACCGGATTCTGGCAGTGGAAGCGCAGAACAAGTCAGACAGGCTCAGCGACCGGAAAAGGTGA
- a CDS encoding protein kinase: MSSQPENSSEITRCEDRTIIESDRTAGGGPGSDTPRKINSFRGYRVLEMYPAAGAEADIYRVGKDGLDFILKLYRFGNTPNLEALSKAREIGEKFPDDLIRIYESDFDPDLKRYFEVMEYVRFGSLKDLIAERFFSGDRFNLLLREMLNGLKILHSNNLLHLDLKPSNVLVRSLEPLKLVFTDFGVSSVIDDEISRKMTMNLKGTPLYWSPEAFTQVVGRESDFWSLGIVLLEILTLKHPFQGLDMRNIMYTLSTKGVEVPVILEPSHQLLLKGLLTRNPKKRWGIAELERWLSGELEIDIFFDYRSESKEYQIPFSFQGLEFHSLTELVHAFIRDEECWNSAKQLIAKGFLEDWLKKNGDYENCVICEKLRKLAKNDPDFTLVKIMLAYLKGTGFVFYGRLITFENVFLFATRVIAGRAGQGETAIVRAVVTGALHTYYLDYLTAVQKDPEQDDFSQLLSVMKFNLPKISLEDSLTSLFRIFDFWWKPGEFFFPEKHTIKEKLSFLKNHADSLLKKKELQQIQERYFIPLELAENLGSQDLQEVIDALEILKKMREDKALIEKDRISDEVFSVKDYLQIGKFWKFKVEVQLYLKIASLLQAVERPRFKGHEFHQLREYLMVLRGPDVEWTKYDLEALKNLLQAIKPHRYFNSSVFLTLSSGIALALIFVILDSICLYLLGDMLMGNSLLGSMVLLALGCGLFLGTYSTIDAFTGDRIASFGRGFFSGVIGTLVLEFMLRSILRTMGPLSLLCSGFPAGAGLYLLWCDYYRERRISRVYESFLYRITAVVNQDLKYGAQSQGK, encoded by the coding sequence ATGTCCAGTCAACCGGAAAATTCATCTGAAATCACCCGTTGCGAAGATAGAACCATCATCGAATCAGATAGAACTGCCGGCGGCGGCCCGGGCTCAGACACTCCCAGGAAAATCAACAGCTTCCGTGGATACCGCGTGCTGGAAATGTATCCGGCCGCTGGTGCGGAAGCCGATATCTACAGAGTCGGGAAAGACGGCCTGGATTTCATTCTGAAATTGTATCGCTTCGGCAATACCCCGAATCTGGAAGCATTGAGCAAAGCCCGGGAAATCGGCGAGAAATTTCCAGACGACCTGATCCGGATTTATGAATCTGATTTCGATCCGGATTTGAAGAGATACTTTGAGGTGATGGAATATGTCCGTTTCGGTTCCCTGAAAGACCTGATTGCCGAACGTTTTTTTTCAGGAGACAGGTTTAACCTGCTGCTCAGGGAAATGCTCAATGGTTTGAAAATCCTTCATTCCAACAATCTGCTGCATCTTGACCTCAAACCATCCAATGTGCTGGTGCGCAGCCTGGAACCGCTGAAACTGGTCTTCACTGATTTCGGAGTTTCTTCAGTAATCGATGACGAAATTTCCCGCAAAATGACCATGAATCTGAAAGGCACTCCTCTCTATTGGTCACCAGAAGCCTTTACCCAGGTGGTGGGACGCGAATCTGATTTCTGGTCCCTTGGCATTGTCCTGCTCGAGATTCTGACACTTAAGCATCCGTTTCAGGGCCTGGACATGAGAAACATCATGTACACCCTGTCCACCAAAGGAGTTGAGGTGCCGGTAATTCTTGAACCGTCGCATCAATTACTGTTGAAAGGCCTGCTGACCAGAAACCCCAAAAAAAGATGGGGAATCGCTGAACTTGAACGATGGCTTTCAGGTGAACTGGAAATTGATATTTTTTTCGACTACAGGTCTGAATCAAAGGAATATCAGATCCCTTTTTCATTTCAGGGGCTGGAGTTTCATTCCCTGACCGAACTGGTGCACGCCTTCATCCGTGACGAGGAATGCTGGAATTCTGCCAAGCAGCTCATAGCCAAGGGATTCCTGGAAGACTGGCTAAAAAAGAACGGTGATTACGAGAACTGCGTGATCTGCGAGAAATTACGAAAGCTCGCCAAAAACGACCCGGACTTTACCCTGGTCAAGATCATGCTGGCATATCTGAAAGGTACTGGTTTCGTGTTTTACGGCAGGCTGATCACTTTTGAGAATGTGTTCCTGTTCGCAACCCGGGTGATCGCCGGGCGAGCCGGACAGGGAGAGACTGCCATTGTAAGGGCTGTCGTGACAGGAGCCCTGCATACTTATTACCTGGATTACCTGACCGCAGTCCAGAAAGATCCTGAACAGGATGATTTCAGCCAGCTGCTTTCAGTGATGAAATTCAATCTTCCGAAGATTTCTCTTGAAGACAGCCTGACCAGCCTGTTCCGGATTTTTGATTTCTGGTGGAAACCAGGAGAGTTTTTTTTTCCTGAAAAACACACGATCAAGGAAAAGCTGTCTTTTTTAAAAAACCATGCCGACAGCCTGCTCAAGAAAAAGGAACTGCAGCAGATACAGGAGCGGTATTTCATCCCGCTGGAACTGGCGGAAAATCTCGGCAGTCAGGATCTCCAGGAAGTGATCGATGCCCTGGAAATACTGAAAAAAATGCGTGAAGACAAGGCCCTGATTGAAAAGGACAGGATCAGCGATGAAGTATTTTCCGTGAAAGACTATCTCCAGATCGGGAAATTCTGGAAATTCAAGGTGGAAGTCCAGCTCTACCTGAAAATCGCGAGCCTCCTGCAGGCAGTGGAAAGGCCCAGATTCAAGGGGCATGAATTCCACCAGCTGCGGGAGTATCTGATGGTCCTGAGAGGCCCTGATGTGGAATGGACAAAATATGACCTGGAAGCCTTGAAAAATCTGCTGCAAGCCATCAAACCGCACCGTTATTTCAACAGTTCTGTTTTTCTGACCCTGTCCTCCGGGATTGCGCTCGCCCTGATTTTTGTGATTCTGGACTCTATCTGCCTTTACCTGCTGGGAGATATGCTGATGGGTAATTCCCTGCTGGGTTCTATGGTTCTGCTTGCGCTTGGCTGCGGATTGTTCCTTGGCACCTATTCGACCATTGACGCATTTACCGGGGACAGGATCGCATCATTCGGCCGGGGTTTCTTCTCCGGTGTGATCGGAACTCTGGTATTGGAGTTTATGCTGAGATCGATACTCAGAACCATGGGGCCACTCTCGCTTCTCTGCAGCGGATTTCCGGCAGGTGCCGGACTGTATCTCCTCTGGTGCGACTATTACAGGGAACGCAGGATCAGCCGTGTCTACGAGAGTTTTTTATACAGAATCACCGCAGTAGTGAATCAGGATCTGAAATATGGGGCACAGTCCCAGGGGAAATAA
- a CDS encoding serine/threonine-protein kinase, with protein MNNLHNQSGKNGINDQTVYESDATISESLDALHPESLSQFRSYRVLELFPAAGAEADIYKISKDGRIYILKLYRYGSNPNLEALKKVKEIGEKFPGDVVRIYESDFTEDLKRYFEVMEYVEYGSLRDLLADKNYMSGNRLKDILAEILKGLKTLHANNLIHLDLKPSNVLVRSRDPLDLVFTDFGVSSVIDDEVSRKMTLGLTGTPAYWSPEAFTQIIGRESDFWSLGMIILEHLSGCHPFQGQDMRNIMYRLSTKGVEIPAGIDGSWRLLLSGLLTRNPRKRWGFEQVRKWLAGEREIPTHFDFLPETRKYQKPFSFRGEDVFSLEELLHSVIRNEDHWEVGRTALGKGFIEEWLRINRDYDNNLIVEKLRKLAGSDIDFALVKLVLAYLKGNGFVYYGKLITFENVFLFTSRVAARKNTQGEACIVRAVISGALLVYYRDYLLSIQKDPDKDEFHQLLEVMKYNLPRVSFDESLISLFRIFDFWWKPGEFYFPENCTVREKVFFIKNHADCLLKKRELQEIKKKFAVPEELEENLLSREIETVIDSLLIMKKIRENNALIEKDNIPEVFSVKEYLEIGRIWKNKVDLSLYLKLPDLIKALESPRYQNYEIGKLREYLQILKSLDTEWKPFDKEIIREVLKAGVIPYSCRNKAIFSILFGIAFWLISSIVFIFLAAFVSLVSNQMPFSESTLNLPALAVGLWAGTYFAIDSYNGERVIPFCKGFLIGTICTLLIEYSVQWLVGSGDSLAILGCAEFSLGFIFYFFWREYHLETRYKHVYERNLYRILEIVNFTIH; from the coding sequence ATGAACAACCTTCACAATCAATCGGGAAAAAATGGTATCAACGATCAGACAGTCTACGAATCAGACGCTACAATTTCCGAATCCCTGGATGCTTTGCACCCTGAGAGTTTAAGCCAGTTCCGCTCTTACCGGGTTCTGGAGCTTTTTCCTGCAGCCGGAGCAGAAGCAGACATCTACAAGATCTCAAAAGATGGCCGGATCTACATTCTCAAACTATACAGATATGGCAGCAACCCTAATCTCGAAGCCCTGAAAAAAGTAAAAGAAATAGGGGAAAAATTCCCCGGAGATGTGGTCAGGATTTATGAATCCGATTTTACCGAGGATTTGAAGAGATATTTCGAGGTAATGGAGTATGTAGAATATGGTTCCCTAAGGGACCTTCTGGCTGATAAAAATTACATGTCAGGGAACAGATTGAAAGATATACTCGCTGAGATCTTGAAAGGGTTGAAAACCCTGCATGCCAACAATCTGATCCACCTGGATCTCAAACCTTCCAATGTGCTGGTGAGAAGCCGCGACCCGCTGGACCTGGTGTTCACTGATTTCGGGGTTTCTTCAGTGATTGACGATGAAGTTTCCAGGAAAATGACTCTTGGCCTGACTGGAACTCCAGCCTACTGGTCTCCTGAAGCCTTCACCCAGATTATTGGAAGGGAGTCTGATTTCTGGTCCCTGGGAATGATCATTCTGGAGCATTTAAGCGGCTGCCACCCTTTCCAGGGGCAGGACATGAGGAATATCATGTACAGATTATCCACCAAAGGAGTGGAAATCCCTGCAGGGATCGATGGGTCCTGGCGCTTGCTGCTGAGCGGCCTGCTGACCAGAAATCCCAGGAAAAGGTGGGGATTCGAGCAGGTCCGGAAATGGCTGGCAGGAGAGCGGGAAATTCCGACTCATTTCGATTTCCTGCCTGAAACGAGGAAATATCAAAAGCCATTTTCCTTCCGCGGCGAGGATGTGTTTTCGCTGGAAGAACTGCTTCATTCAGTGATCCGCAACGAAGATCATTGGGAAGTAGGCCGTACTGCTCTGGGAAAAGGATTTATCGAAGAATGGCTCAGGATAAACCGGGATTATGATAATAACCTGATTGTGGAAAAATTACGCAAACTCGCAGGATCTGACATTGATTTCGCCCTGGTCAAGCTTGTACTTGCCTATCTGAAAGGCAATGGATTCGTATATTACGGCAAACTGATAACTTTTGAGAATGTTTTCCTTTTCACTTCCAGAGTGGCTGCCAGAAAGAATACCCAGGGAGAGGCCTGCATAGTCCGGGCAGTGATCAGTGGAGCATTGCTCGTTTATTACAGAGATTATCTCCTGTCCATTCAGAAAGACCCTGACAAGGATGAATTTCATCAGCTGCTCGAAGTGATGAAGTATAATCTGCCGAGAGTTTCATTTGACGAGAGCCTGATCAGTCTGTTCAGAATTTTTGACTTCTGGTGGAAACCCGGGGAATTTTATTTTCCTGAAAACTGCACTGTACGCGAGAAGGTTTTCTTCATAAAAAACCATGCGGACTGTCTGTTGAAAAAGAGGGAACTTCAAGAGATCAAAAAAAAATTTGCCGTTCCTGAGGAACTTGAGGAGAATCTTCTCAGCCGGGAGATTGAGACTGTGATCGATTCTCTGCTGATCATGAAAAAAATCAGAGAAAACAATGCCCTGATTGAGAAAGATAATATTCCTGAGGTTTTTTCCGTCAAGGAATATCTGGAAATCGGCAGGATCTGGAAGAACAAGGTCGATCTGTCTTTGTATCTGAAACTGCCTGATTTGATAAAAGCCCTGGAGTCCCCCAGATATCAGAATTATGAGATAGGAAAGCTCAGGGAATATCTTCAGATCCTGAAAAGCCTGGATACTGAATGGAAACCCTTTGACAAGGAAATAATCCGGGAAGTTTTGAAAGCAGGTGTGATCCCTTATTCCTGCCGGAATAAGGCGATCTTTTCAATCCTGTTCGGGATAGCCTTCTGGTTGATTTCTTCAATCGTTTTTATTTTTTTAGCTGCATTTGTCTCCCTTGTTTCCAATCAGATGCCTTTCTCAGAGAGCACTTTGAATCTTCCTGCCCTGGCTGTCGGCCTCTGGGCAGGAACATATTTTGCGATCGACTCATACAACGGGGAGCGCGTAATTCCTTTCTGCAAGGGATTCCTGATCGGTACTATCTGCACCTTGCTGATTGAGTACTCAGTCCAGTGGCTTGTCGGGAGCGGAGACAGCCTGGCCATTCTCGGGTGTGCCGAATTCAGCCTGGGCTTCATCTTCTACTTTTTCTGGCGGGAATACCATCTTGAAACCAGATACAAGCATGTGTATGAGCGTAATCTTTATCGGATCCTGGAGATCGTCAACTTTACCATCCATTGA